A stretch of the Sorangium aterium genome encodes the following:
- a CDS encoding 4Fe-4S dicluster domain-containing protein: MTQTTRRVALKVLGATLGASAFAHAMEPLRAWSKDLSLDQFLQRHYKELTSEELAEGIRRLERETREEYGREVTIRDIRPQEGVQFGYALSLSVCIGCRKCAEACHVENNHDRRTNNSYIRVLEMDQGSFDMEKGDATYEHAVPAKGKYYMPVQCQQCDNAPCVKVCPVQATWKEPDGIVAVDYNWCIGCRYCEAACPYHARRFNWTKPEVPAGEINPDQGYLSNRIRPQGVVEKCTFCLHRTREGRMPACLEACPTGARVFGNLLDPKSEIRWVLENKRIFVLKEELGTRPRFFYFFDV; encoded by the coding sequence ATGACCCAGACAACGAGGCGCGTCGCGCTCAAGGTGCTCGGAGCCACGCTCGGCGCCTCCGCGTTCGCCCACGCGATGGAGCCGCTCCGCGCGTGGAGCAAGGACCTCTCGCTCGATCAGTTCCTGCAGCGCCACTACAAGGAGCTCACGAGCGAAGAGCTCGCCGAGGGCATCCGCCGCCTCGAGCGGGAGACGCGCGAGGAGTACGGCCGCGAGGTCACGATCCGCGACATCCGCCCTCAGGAAGGGGTGCAGTTCGGCTACGCGCTCAGCCTCAGCGTGTGCATCGGCTGCCGCAAGTGCGCCGAGGCGTGCCACGTCGAGAACAACCACGATCGGCGCACGAACAACTCCTACATCCGCGTGCTCGAGATGGATCAGGGCAGCTTCGACATGGAGAAGGGCGACGCGACGTACGAGCACGCCGTGCCCGCGAAGGGCAAGTACTACATGCCGGTGCAGTGCCAGCAGTGCGACAACGCGCCTTGCGTGAAGGTCTGCCCCGTCCAGGCGACCTGGAAGGAGCCCGACGGCATCGTCGCCGTCGATTACAACTGGTGCATCGGCTGCCGCTACTGCGAGGCCGCCTGCCCCTACCACGCGCGGCGCTTCAACTGGACGAAGCCCGAGGTGCCCGCGGGCGAGATCAACCCGGATCAGGGCTACCTGTCGAACCGCATCCGGCCCCAGGGCGTCGTGGAGAAGTGCACCTTCTGCCTGCATCGGACGCGCGAGGGCCGGATGCCGGCCTGCCTCGAGGCCTGCCCCACGGGCGCGCGCGTCTTCGGCAACCTCCTGGATCCGAAGAGCGAGATCCGCTGGGTGCTCGAGAACAAGCGGATCTTCGTCCTCAAGGAGGAGCTCGGCACGCGGCCGCGCTTCTTCTACTTCTTCGACGTCTGA
- a CDS encoding MarR family winged helix-turn-helix transcriptional regulator, whose product MTKLTAEATALSELVIEVFRLNGLALEAGDALARPAGLTSARWQVLGVVDHGPAPVSNVARTMGLTRQGVQQIADALEREGFVEYVENPHHRTAKLISMTAAGREALRQVEARHAAWADRIGKRLDLSSLRATVDALRQAGRVLEEDAASPTRPARKA is encoded by the coding sequence ATGACGAAGCTCACCGCGGAGGCGACCGCGCTCAGCGAGCTGGTGATCGAGGTGTTCCGCTTGAATGGTCTGGCGCTCGAGGCCGGGGACGCCCTGGCCAGGCCGGCGGGGCTCACGAGCGCGCGCTGGCAGGTGCTCGGCGTCGTGGACCATGGCCCGGCGCCGGTCTCGAACGTCGCTCGGACGATGGGGCTGACCCGCCAGGGCGTGCAGCAGATAGCGGACGCCCTCGAGCGCGAGGGCTTCGTCGAGTACGTCGAGAACCCGCATCACCGCACGGCCAAACTCATCTCCATGACGGCGGCAGGGCGCGAGGCCCTGCGGCAGGTCGAGGCGCGCCACGCCGCGTGGGCGGACCGGATCGGCAAGCGGCTCGATCTGTCGAGCCTGCGCGCGACCGTCGATGCGCTGCGACAGGCCGGACGTGTGCTCGAAGAGGACGCGGCGTCGCCCACGCGACCCGCTCGAAAGGCGTGA
- a CDS encoding molybdopterin-dependent oxidoreductase, translated as MMDRREFLRCSAMGAATVAASRLALGKDGVAAAQAAPGAGITSDVVWNKAPCRFCGTGCHVQVGVRGGRVVAVAGDQSADVNKGLLCVKGYHVGLALYGRDRLTKPLLRRNGKLEPIGWDEAIAIIARRAMQSPAGFALYGSGQWTIPEGYAANKLVKAGLGNNQIDPNARLCMASAVTGFLSTYGVDEPAGCYEDLDRCDVLLMWGNNPAEMHPVLFSRVVDRRSKGEQVLLIDLTTRRTRTSAFCQHTLVFKPNTDLAIANGIAHLLVERGTFDRAFVDRFCNFRKRTEPPTLEGQPMSFEEYKTALAEYTPERVEAISGVAAKDIRMLADLFGRRDLRITSLWCMGMNQHTRGTAINDLVHGVHLLSGHFGKPGDAPTSLTGQPSACGTVREVGTLAHGLPGGLVVTNAEHRKEAEHLWNLPAGRINPKPGYHTVDLWKRFSTPKEQGGDIDTIWVMVTNPGQSLPNTNELFDASRKIPGKFLIVSDVYPTATVRAADLVLPSAMWVEKNGMFGNSERRTQQWFKMVEPPGEARDDAWQIIAVARKLHDMGFAGMKDKDGRFLFDIRKDGKGVPVWDYRHYHDVNVDEQLFEEYREFSRFKHKDLAPYREYVKARGLRWPVVEQPDGSWRETRFRFARFDDPYATKDEIQFYHSVTKDDRALLWFHPYEPPPESPDAEYPFWLCTGRVLEHWHTGSLTMRIPQLQRAMPQSYLEMNREDARRLGVGDGEVVILESRRGALELPVWIEGRGAPPAGTVFVPFFDETVMVNRATLEAYDPLSKQPDYKKCAVKIRRKPQGKRGEAR; from the coding sequence ATGATGGATCGCCGCGAGTTTCTGAGGTGCTCCGCGATGGGCGCGGCGACCGTGGCCGCCAGTCGGCTCGCGCTGGGCAAGGACGGCGTCGCCGCCGCCCAGGCGGCGCCCGGGGCGGGGATCACCTCCGATGTGGTCTGGAACAAGGCGCCGTGCAGGTTCTGCGGCACCGGCTGCCACGTGCAGGTGGGCGTGAGAGGGGGCCGCGTGGTCGCGGTCGCGGGCGACCAGAGCGCGGACGTCAACAAGGGCCTGCTCTGCGTGAAGGGGTATCACGTCGGCCTCGCCCTCTACGGCAGAGACCGACTCACGAAGCCGCTGCTCCGCAGGAACGGCAAGCTCGAGCCCATCGGCTGGGACGAGGCCATCGCGATCATCGCGCGGCGCGCGATGCAGAGCCCGGCGGGGTTCGCGCTCTACGGCAGCGGCCAGTGGACGATCCCCGAGGGGTACGCGGCGAACAAGCTCGTGAAGGCCGGGCTCGGGAACAACCAGATCGACCCGAACGCGCGCCTCTGCATGGCGTCGGCGGTGACTGGCTTCCTCTCCACCTACGGCGTGGACGAGCCGGCCGGCTGCTACGAGGATCTCGACAGGTGCGATGTCCTCCTCATGTGGGGGAACAACCCGGCCGAGATGCACCCCGTGCTCTTCTCGCGCGTCGTCGACCGTCGATCGAAGGGCGAGCAGGTGCTCCTCATCGATCTCACGACGCGGCGCACGCGCACCTCGGCCTTCTGCCAGCACACGCTGGTCTTCAAGCCGAACACCGATCTTGCGATCGCGAACGGCATCGCGCACCTGCTCGTCGAGCGCGGGACGTTCGACCGGGCGTTCGTCGACCGGTTCTGCAACTTCCGGAAGCGGACCGAGCCCCCGACCCTCGAGGGGCAGCCGATGAGCTTCGAGGAGTACAAGACGGCGCTCGCCGAATACACGCCGGAGCGGGTGGAGGCGATCTCGGGCGTCGCCGCGAAGGACATCCGGATGCTGGCGGATCTCTTCGGGCGCCGCGATCTGCGGATCACGAGCCTCTGGTGCATGGGGATGAACCAGCACACCCGCGGCACCGCGATCAACGATCTGGTGCACGGCGTGCACCTGCTCAGCGGCCACTTCGGCAAGCCCGGCGACGCCCCGACCAGCCTGACGGGCCAGCCGTCGGCCTGCGGCACGGTGCGCGAGGTCGGCACGCTCGCCCACGGGCTCCCCGGCGGCCTCGTCGTCACGAACGCCGAGCACCGGAAGGAGGCCGAGCACCTCTGGAACCTGCCCGCGGGGCGGATCAACCCGAAGCCCGGCTACCACACGGTCGACCTCTGGAAGCGCTTCTCGACCCCGAAGGAGCAGGGCGGCGACATCGACACCATCTGGGTGATGGTGACCAATCCAGGCCAGTCGTTGCCGAACACCAACGAGCTCTTCGACGCGAGCCGCAAGATCCCGGGCAAATTCCTCATCGTGTCCGACGTCTACCCGACGGCCACGGTGCGCGCCGCGGATCTCGTCCTGCCCTCGGCCATGTGGGTCGAGAAGAACGGGATGTTCGGCAACTCCGAGCGCCGCACGCAGCAGTGGTTCAAGATGGTCGAGCCGCCCGGCGAGGCGCGGGACGATGCATGGCAGATCATCGCCGTGGCGCGCAAGCTCCACGACATGGGCTTCGCCGGGATGAAGGACAAGGACGGCCGTTTCCTGTTCGACATCCGGAAGGACGGCAAGGGAGTGCCGGTCTGGGACTACAGGCATTACCACGACGTCAACGTCGACGAGCAGCTCTTCGAGGAGTACCGCGAGTTCAGCCGGTTCAAGCACAAGGACCTGGCGCCGTACCGCGAGTACGTCAAGGCGCGCGGCCTGCGCTGGCCCGTCGTCGAGCAGCCCGACGGCTCGTGGCGGGAGACGCGGTTCCGCTTCGCGCGGTTCGACGACCCTTATGCCACGAAGGACGAGATCCAGTTTTATCACTCGGTGACGAAGGACGACCGGGCGCTCCTCTGGTTTCACCCCTACGAGCCGCCGCCCGAGTCGCCCGACGCGGAGTATCCCTTCTGGCTGTGCACGGGCCGCGTCCTCGAGCACTGGCACACGGGGTCGCTCACCATGAGGATACCCCAGCTACAGCGGGCGATGCCGCAGTCGTACCTGGAGATGAACCGCGAGGACGCGCGGAGGCTCGGTGTCGGCGACGGCGAGGTCGTGATCCTGGAGAGCCGGCGCGGCGCGCTCGAGCTGCCTGTCTGGATCGAGGGCCGGGGCGCGCCGCCGGCCGGCACGGTGTTCGTGCCGTTCTTCGATGAGACCGTGATGGTGAACCGCGCGACGCTCGAGGCGTACGATCCGCTCTCGAAGCAGCCGGACTACAAGAAGTGCGCGGTCAAGATCCGCCGCAAACCGCAGGGCAAGCGGGGAGAGGCGCGATGA
- a CDS encoding NUDIX hydrolase gives MLSSYDLAAIMARLDGREAALDLLTQERQAAVAAILRAPAGPLGTALDPAGGREPGEAELLLIRRAEHPADPWSGHMALPGGRREPADESLLATAIRETREEVGIDLAAHGTLLARLPEVPAVARGRRAGMIVAPFVFALRSTPELTLSDEVAEALWTPLGPLARGERTSRYAYTHEGNVLQLPCLLVDERVVWGLTYLMLKQLFEVLHR, from the coding sequence GTGCTCTCCTCCTACGACCTCGCCGCCATCATGGCCCGCCTCGACGGGCGCGAGGCCGCGCTCGACCTGCTCACGCAGGAGCGCCAGGCCGCTGTCGCCGCGATCTTGCGGGCGCCTGCGGGACCTCTGGGCACGGCGCTCGACCCTGCGGGGGGCAGGGAGCCCGGGGAGGCCGAGCTCCTCCTGATCCGCCGGGCCGAGCACCCGGCCGATCCCTGGTCGGGGCACATGGCGCTCCCGGGCGGGCGGCGCGAACCGGCGGACGAGAGCCTGCTCGCCACGGCGATCCGCGAGACGCGGGAAGAGGTGGGGATCGACCTCGCGGCGCACGGGACCCTGCTCGCGCGCCTGCCCGAGGTCCCGGCGGTCGCGCGCGGGCGGCGCGCCGGGATGATCGTCGCCCCGTTCGTCTTCGCGCTGCGCTCCACGCCGGAGCTCACCCTGAGCGACGAGGTGGCCGAGGCGCTCTGGACGCCGCTCGGGCCGCTCGCGCGCGGCGAGCGCACCTCGCGTTACGCGTACACGCACGAGGGAAACGTCCTCCAGCTCCCGTGCCTGCTCGTGGACGAGCGGGTCGTCTGGGGGCTGACGTACCTCATGCTGAAGCAGCTCTTCGAGGTGCTCCACCGGTAG
- a CDS encoding carboxylesterase/lipase family protein: MPIRPSLSHTILLGLLAAACSSSEPALEGSGGSGGAGGSGGAGGSGGAGGSGGSDAAAPLVETEAGPVEGARVGATRSFLGIPYAAPPVGDLRWRSPARHEPWTEPRAAVEVGVPCPQMDLLTPGFNESSGEDCLTLNVWTPERPASSPLPVLVWIHGGGFELGSGGEADYDGRALSEATGSVVVTFNYRLGPLGFLALPELKSEDPDHPSTGAYGLEDQRAALEWVKANIAAFGGDPGKVTLFGESAGGISVCMHLVSPKSKGLFQRAIIESGPCDSAADEAAASAQGQELVEALGCTDAPSVLECLRGKSAEEVMSALPRGAAFLEGAGPTWFPVVDGWNLPDRPGKLLEAGSFEKVPTILGSNADEGTLFVALWGESAAVADDAAFETFAETLAPGHGEEVVALYPSQTYGSAQAAAIAALGDSMFVCPTRRAARALAGGGAATYLYHFTYAPESSLLGDLGAFHSSEIKFVFGNPTLVLPEPLTAGELGMSQKIMGYWSRLAASGDPNGEGAVTWPRYEAEGDESLALDLEIAPQAGLKRELCDAWDTFATAAP; encoded by the coding sequence ATGCCTATTCGACCTTCATTGTCGCACACCATTCTTCTTGGCCTGCTCGCTGCCGCCTGCAGCTCGAGCGAGCCGGCTCTGGAGGGCTCCGGCGGCTCGGGCGGCGCCGGCGGCTCGGGCGGCGCCGGCGGCTCGGGCGGCGCCGGTGGGTCCGGCGGCAGCGACGCGGCTGCGCCGCTCGTCGAGACGGAGGCGGGTCCGGTGGAGGGCGCGCGCGTCGGCGCGACGCGCAGCTTCCTGGGCATCCCGTACGCCGCGCCGCCTGTCGGGGACCTGCGCTGGAGATCGCCCGCGCGGCACGAGCCGTGGACCGAGCCGCGGGCTGCCGTCGAGGTCGGCGTCCCTTGCCCGCAGATGGACCTGCTCACCCCGGGCTTCAATGAGAGCTCGGGAGAGGACTGCCTCACCCTGAACGTCTGGACGCCCGAGCGCCCGGCGTCCTCTCCCCTGCCCGTCCTCGTCTGGATTCACGGCGGCGGCTTCGAGCTCGGCAGCGGCGGGGAGGCCGATTACGACGGCCGGGCGCTCTCCGAGGCGACCGGGTCGGTGGTGGTCACCTTCAACTACCGCCTTGGCCCGCTCGGGTTCCTCGCCCTCCCGGAGCTCAAGTCGGAGGATCCCGATCACCCCTCGACGGGCGCGTACGGCCTCGAGGACCAGCGCGCCGCGCTCGAATGGGTCAAGGCCAACATCGCCGCGTTCGGCGGGGATCCGGGCAAGGTCACGCTGTTCGGCGAGTCCGCGGGCGGCATCAGCGTCTGCATGCACCTGGTCTCGCCCAAGAGCAAAGGCCTGTTCCAGCGCGCCATCATCGAGAGCGGACCGTGCGACTCCGCCGCGGACGAGGCGGCGGCCAGCGCGCAAGGGCAAGAGCTCGTCGAGGCGCTGGGCTGCACCGACGCGCCGTCGGTCCTCGAGTGCCTGCGCGGCAAGTCGGCCGAGGAGGTCATGAGCGCGCTGCCGCGGGGCGCGGCCTTCCTCGAGGGCGCCGGCCCGACGTGGTTCCCGGTCGTCGACGGGTGGAACCTCCCCGACAGGCCGGGCAAGCTCCTCGAGGCCGGGAGCTTCGAGAAGGTGCCGACGATCCTCGGCAGCAACGCGGACGAGGGCACGCTCTTCGTCGCGCTCTGGGGCGAGTCCGCGGCGGTCGCCGACGACGCCGCGTTCGAGACGTTCGCCGAGACGCTCGCCCCGGGCCACGGCGAGGAGGTGGTGGCGCTCTACCCGAGCCAGACCTACGGCTCGGCGCAGGCGGCGGCGATCGCGGCGCTCGGCGATTCGATGTTCGTGTGCCCGACGCGGCGGGCGGCGCGCGCGCTCGCGGGCGGCGGCGCGGCGACGTATCTCTATCATTTCACCTATGCGCCCGAGAGCTCGCTGCTCGGCGATCTCGGCGCCTTCCATTCTTCCGAGATCAAGTTCGTGTTTGGCAACCCGACATTGGTGTTGCCGGAGCCGCTGACCGCGGGCGAGCTCGGGATGTCGCAGAAGATCATGGGGTACTGGTCGCGCCTCGCGGCGAGCGGGGACCCCAACGGCGAGGGCGCCGTCACGTGGCCGAGGTATGAAGCGGAGGGGGACGAGAGCCTCGCCCTCGATCTCGAGATCGCTCCGCAGGCCGGCCTGAAGAGAGAGCTCTGCGACGCGTGGGACACCTTCGCCACGGCGGCTCCCTGA
- the dsrP gene encoding sulfate reduction electron transfer complex DsrMKJOP subunit DsrP has product MGKDTHAITYPRFLLRVIGQSFEGSWRFYLWMTVLTAIALVGANAWAHQLVEGMRVTGMSDHVSWGLYIANFTFGVGLAAGAVMMVIPAYLYDDHEMHDVVILGELLAIAAIVMCLLFIVADMGRPDRFWHILPGLGRFNWPISMLTWDVIVLNGYLFINLHISGYLIYTRYLGRKPDRKWYLPFVFLSIGWAVSIHTVTAFLYSGLGGRPFWNSALLAPRFIASAFITGPAFVILLLQLVARLTRLRVGDGPIRTLTSVLRVTVLLNLFMLGSELFTSLYTGGTHSTAVTYLFFGLHGKSALVPWIWSAVALNVASAALLHLPASRGSRAFLNAACVAAFAGVWIEKGMGLIIPGFVPSTLHELVEYVPSMAEWKITAGIWAVGFMVLTIAIKVALTVLTGEMAVEPRSGDTRTGEHAPPLMH; this is encoded by the coding sequence ATGGGCAAGGACACGCACGCCATCACCTACCCGCGCTTCCTCCTCCGGGTGATCGGCCAGAGCTTCGAGGGCTCGTGGCGCTTCTATCTCTGGATGACCGTGCTCACGGCGATCGCCCTCGTCGGGGCGAACGCCTGGGCCCACCAGCTCGTCGAGGGCATGCGGGTCACCGGCATGAGCGACCACGTCTCGTGGGGCCTTTACATCGCGAACTTCACCTTCGGCGTGGGGCTCGCGGCGGGCGCCGTGATGATGGTGATCCCGGCGTATCTCTACGACGACCACGAGATGCACGACGTCGTGATCCTCGGCGAGCTGCTCGCGATCGCCGCCATCGTCATGTGCCTCCTGTTCATCGTGGCCGACATGGGGCGCCCGGACAGGTTCTGGCACATCTTGCCCGGGCTCGGGCGGTTCAACTGGCCAATCTCGATGCTGACATGGGACGTCATCGTCCTGAACGGCTACCTGTTCATCAACCTGCACATCTCGGGCTACCTCATCTACACGAGGTACCTGGGCAGGAAGCCGGACAGGAAGTGGTATCTGCCGTTCGTGTTCCTGTCCATCGGGTGGGCGGTGTCGATCCACACGGTGACGGCGTTCCTCTACTCGGGCCTCGGCGGCCGCCCGTTCTGGAACTCGGCGCTGCTCGCCCCCCGCTTCATCGCCTCTGCCTTCATCACGGGTCCGGCCTTCGTGATCCTGCTGCTCCAGCTCGTCGCCCGGCTGACCCGGCTGCGCGTGGGCGACGGGCCGATCCGCACGCTCACCTCCGTGCTCCGCGTGACCGTCCTGCTCAACCTGTTCATGCTGGGCTCGGAGCTCTTCACGTCGCTCTACACGGGCGGCACGCACAGCACCGCCGTGACCTACCTGTTCTTCGGCCTGCACGGCAAGAGCGCGCTCGTGCCTTGGATTTGGTCGGCCGTCGCGCTGAACGTGGCCTCCGCGGCGCTCCTGCACCTCCCGGCGAGCCGCGGGAGCCGGGCCTTCCTCAACGCCGCCTGCGTCGCCGCCTTCGCCGGCGTCTGGATCGAGAAGGGCATGGGCCTCATCATCCCGGGCTTCGTGCCGAGCACCCTGCACGAGCTCGTCGAGTATGTGCCCTCGATGGCCGAGTGGAAGATCACGGCGGGCATCTGGGCCGTGGGGTTCATGGTGCTCACGATTGCCATCAAGGTCGCGCTGACGGTGCTCACCGGCGAGATGGCGGTCGAGCCGCGCTCCGGTGACACCCGCACAGGCGAGCACGCGCCGCCGCTTATGCACTAG
- a CDS encoding nitrate reductase cytochrome c-type subunit: MKDARGLHVGLAAIVAVAAAGYFSGVRGTERGVAELRGDPAPPSASVEARSYADMRERAHGPNAGMYEGAFARLEAADADLYAPVEQSEADREAALERRASRRAYDGAPPTIPHRIEQLGAPDCLSCHERGLRVANLTAPRMSHRRYESCTQCHVVGADPRPLAETPPPPDNTFAGMASPRRGARAYEGAPPTIPHPTLMRSECASCHGVHGALGMRSTHPYRQSCTQCHAPSAELDQRAPRPLSAWPPPSMGADRP, translated from the coding sequence ATGAAGGACGCCCGCGGCCTGCACGTCGGCCTCGCCGCGATCGTCGCTGTCGCGGCGGCGGGCTACTTCTCGGGGGTCCGCGGCACGGAGCGGGGGGTCGCTGAGCTGCGCGGCGATCCCGCTCCGCCCTCGGCGAGCGTCGAGGCGCGCAGCTACGCCGACATGCGCGAGCGCGCGCACGGCCCGAACGCCGGCATGTACGAGGGCGCATTCGCCCGGCTCGAGGCGGCGGACGCCGATCTCTACGCGCCTGTCGAGCAGTCGGAGGCCGATCGAGAGGCGGCGCTCGAGCGGCGCGCTTCCCGCCGCGCCTATGATGGCGCGCCGCCCACGATACCGCATCGCATCGAGCAGCTCGGCGCCCCGGACTGCCTTTCGTGCCACGAGCGCGGGCTGCGCGTCGCGAACCTCACCGCGCCAAGGATGAGCCACCGTCGCTACGAGAGCTGCACGCAGTGCCATGTCGTCGGCGCCGACCCGAGGCCGCTCGCGGAGACGCCGCCTCCGCCCGACAACACCTTTGCGGGCATGGCGTCGCCGCGGCGAGGCGCCCGCGCCTACGAGGGCGCGCCGCCGACGATCCCGCACCCGACGCTGATGCGCTCGGAGTGCGCGAGCTGCCATGGTGTCCATGGCGCCCTCGGGATGCGCTCGACCCATCCTTACCGGCAGAGCTGCACCCAGTGCCACGCGCCTTCGGCCGAGCTGGATCAGCGCGCGCCCAGGCCCCTCTCCGCGTGGCCACCGCCGAGCATGGGAGCGGACAGGCCATGA
- a CDS encoding TonB-dependent receptor plug domain-containing protein, whose translation MRSPGALFSLALAAAATFHAGEARPQPAGGPAGESAGTGGTPAPGAAPAEPPASEVPVGSAAAPAGIEVTVEGNRAPPGSVSLTRRDVRELPGALGDPYRAIEIQPGVTSIASGMPYYYIRGAPPGNIGYFFNGIQVPLLFHVGAGPSVIPAAMVQRVEMHLGPYPADIGRLAGAAIEAESAPPSDVWRGEGSLRFVDLGGVVEGPMDRDTHVLVGGHYAAGAALTSALVPSVDVGYADYQGRMTYRLGPEERFTVFAFGAYDYLASIGKVRGAEVTDVLLDSDFHRLDLRYDRDDDTLGARVRSALTLGLDRSRGVGVQSAEAWKLNARISLARPILAGRALLRVGVDAAVDRYVVTPHPSGADGEADGGASTEEDTPAEGTAQLDESFPELFRSRLDLALGAWADALIVLDERSTLTPGVRVDHYTSLGKSALAIDPRIVGRFGVGDHVRLIPALGLASQLPGLAPLPALQIGGIPGGLQRSLQSSFGVEADAGPVNFSATVFRQVTLGLSDPIGTGRGTNLSTERFLTRSLGDTYGLELGARGALRRDMFFLASYTLSRSTRTRGKSTVPSAYDRTHVAHVALLYDLGAGWRAGIRHVFYTGFPADEAAPGRPPREHPDRIAPFYRLDMRLSKRWALGARSYLGLVLDVQNATLAKEVFDVSCDDSGCTPRKLGPITMPGLAIEGGF comes from the coding sequence GTGAGATCCCCAGGCGCACTCTTCTCCCTCGCGCTCGCGGCCGCCGCCACCTTTCATGCTGGCGAGGCGCGCCCTCAGCCTGCAGGCGGCCCGGCCGGTGAATCGGCAGGAACCGGAGGGACGCCGGCGCCCGGCGCAGCCCCGGCCGAGCCGCCGGCGTCCGAGGTTCCCGTCGGGTCGGCCGCGGCGCCCGCGGGGATCGAGGTCACCGTCGAGGGCAACCGGGCTCCGCCGGGCTCCGTCTCGCTCACGCGGCGCGACGTCCGCGAGCTGCCCGGCGCCCTCGGCGACCCCTACCGCGCGATCGAGATCCAGCCCGGCGTGACCTCCATCGCGAGCGGCATGCCGTACTACTACATCCGCGGCGCGCCGCCGGGGAACATCGGCTACTTCTTCAACGGCATCCAGGTCCCGCTCCTCTTTCACGTGGGCGCCGGCCCCAGCGTCATCCCGGCCGCGATGGTCCAGCGCGTCGAGATGCACCTCGGCCCCTATCCCGCGGACATCGGGCGGCTCGCGGGCGCGGCGATCGAGGCCGAGAGCGCGCCGCCGTCCGACGTCTGGCGCGGGGAGGGGAGCCTCCGGTTCGTCGACCTCGGCGGCGTCGTGGAAGGGCCGATGGACAGGGACACCCATGTCCTCGTGGGAGGCCATTACGCCGCCGGCGCGGCGCTCACGTCGGCGCTCGTCCCGAGCGTCGATGTGGGCTACGCCGACTACCAGGGGCGGATGACGTACCGGCTCGGGCCGGAGGAGCGCTTCACCGTCTTCGCCTTCGGCGCGTACGACTACCTCGCCAGCATCGGCAAGGTGCGCGGCGCCGAGGTGACCGACGTCCTCCTCGACAGCGACTTTCATCGCCTGGACCTGCGCTACGACCGCGACGACGACACCTTGGGCGCGCGCGTCAGGTCGGCGCTCACCCTCGGGCTCGATCGGTCGCGCGGGGTGGGCGTGCAGAGCGCCGAGGCCTGGAAGCTCAACGCGAGGATAAGCCTGGCCCGGCCCATCCTCGCGGGGCGCGCGCTCCTGCGGGTGGGCGTCGACGCGGCGGTCGACCGCTACGTGGTGACGCCGCACCCCAGCGGAGCGGACGGCGAGGCCGATGGCGGCGCGTCCACCGAGGAGGACACGCCCGCCGAGGGGACGGCCCAGCTCGACGAGAGCTTCCCCGAGCTCTTCCGCAGCCGGCTCGACCTGGCGCTGGGCGCGTGGGCGGACGCGCTGATCGTGCTCGACGAGCGGTCCACCCTCACGCCCGGCGTGCGCGTGGACCACTACACGTCGCTCGGCAAGAGCGCGCTCGCCATCGACCCGAGGATCGTCGGCCGCTTCGGCGTCGGCGACCACGTGCGGCTCATCCCGGCGCTCGGCCTCGCCTCGCAGCTGCCCGGCCTCGCCCCGCTGCCGGCGCTCCAGATCGGCGGCATCCCGGGGGGGCTGCAGCGCAGCCTGCAGTCGAGCTTCGGCGTCGAGGCCGACGCGGGTCCGGTCAACTTCAGCGCCACGGTGTTTCGACAGGTGACCCTCGGCCTGAGCGATCCGATCGGGACGGGCCGCGGCACGAACCTCAGCACGGAGCGCTTCCTCACGCGGAGCCTCGGCGACACGTACGGTCTGGAGCTCGGGGCGCGCGGGGCGCTCCGCCGCGACATGTTCTTCCTGGCGTCGTACACGCTGTCGCGCTCCACGCGCACGCGGGGAAAGTCGACGGTCCCCTCCGCCTACGACCGGACGCACGTGGCGCACGTCGCGCTGCTCTACGACCTCGGCGCGGGCTGGCGCGCCGGGATCCGCCATGTCTTCTACACCGGCTTTCCCGCCGACGAGGCCGCCCCGGGCCGCCCCCCGCGCGAGCACCCGGATCGCATCGCGCCGTTCTACCGGCTCGACATGCGCCTGTCGAAGCGCTGGGCGCTTGGCGCGCGGAGCTACCTCGGGCTCGTGCTCGACGTGCAGAACGCGACGCTGGCGAAGGAGGTGTTCGACGTGAGCTGCGACGACAGCGGGTGCACGCCGCGGAAGCTCGGGCCCATCACGATGCCTGGGCTCGCGATCGAGGGCGGTTTCTGA